Proteins co-encoded in one Hymenobacter swuensis DY53 genomic window:
- a CDS encoding UDP-glucose dehydrogenase family protein, with translation MKIAVVGTGYVGLVTGTCFAEVGIDVTCIDIDQRKIDNLHQGILPIYEPGLEEMVSRNVAAGRLHFSTKLSEAIKDCDVAFIAVGTPPGEDGSADLKYVLGVAREIGENMTNYGVIVTKSTVPVGTAAKVRKEITDALAKRGEAIDFDVASNPEFLKEGAAIDDFLKPDRIVVGVASERAEEVMTKLYKPFLLNGHPIIFMDIPSAEMTKYAANSMLATKISFMNDIANLCEIMGADVNMVRKGIGSDARIGTKFIYPGIGYGGSCFPKDVKALIKTAQENGYQMQVLQAVESVNDAQKEVLFDKVKKHFGGELQGKKMAVWGLSFKPKTDDMREAPSLVIIEKLLAEGCTVTAYDPVAMPEAKHSLGDTITYAKDQMEALIDADALLIVTEWPEFRVPNFEVMSRLLKQKVIFDGRNIYDAAELQEAGFAYHCIGIRTAHHEPA, from the coding sequence ATGAAAATTGCAGTAGTAGGCACTGGCTACGTAGGCCTCGTGACGGGCACCTGCTTCGCTGAGGTGGGCATTGATGTAACCTGCATCGACATCGACCAACGCAAGATTGACAACCTGCACCAGGGCATTCTGCCCATTTATGAGCCGGGACTGGAGGAAATGGTGTCGCGCAACGTGGCTGCCGGCCGCCTGCACTTTTCCACTAAACTCAGCGAGGCCATTAAAGACTGCGACGTGGCCTTCATTGCAGTGGGTACGCCTCCCGGCGAGGATGGCTCCGCCGACCTGAAGTACGTGCTGGGTGTGGCCCGGGAGATTGGCGAAAATATGACCAACTACGGTGTTATCGTGACCAAAAGCACGGTTCCGGTAGGTACGGCCGCTAAGGTGCGTAAGGAAATTACCGATGCCCTGGCCAAACGCGGTGAAGCCATTGACTTCGATGTGGCCTCCAACCCCGAGTTCCTGAAGGAAGGTGCTGCTATTGATGATTTTCTGAAGCCTGACCGCATTGTGGTAGGCGTGGCTTCTGAACGCGCCGAGGAAGTAATGACCAAGCTCTACAAGCCATTCCTGCTCAACGGCCACCCGATTATCTTCATGGATATTCCCTCGGCAGAAATGACGAAATACGCGGCCAACTCCATGCTGGCTACCAAAATTTCGTTCATGAACGACATTGCCAACCTCTGTGAAATCATGGGGGCTGATGTAAACATGGTACGTAAGGGCATCGGCTCCGATGCTCGTATTGGTACCAAGTTCATTTATCCTGGCATCGGCTACGGCGGCTCCTGCTTCCCCAAAGACGTGAAGGCCCTCATTAAAACGGCCCAGGAAAACGGCTATCAGATGCAGGTGCTCCAGGCCGTGGAAAGCGTGAACGATGCCCAGAAAGAGGTGCTGTTCGATAAGGTGAAAAAGCACTTTGGCGGCGAGCTGCAAGGCAAAAAAATGGCCGTATGGGGCCTGTCGTTCAAGCCTAAAACCGACGACATGCGCGAAGCCCCGTCGCTGGTAATCATCGAGAAGCTGCTGGCCGAAGGCTGCACCGTAACGGCCTACGACCCGGTGGCCATGCCCGAGGCTAAACACTCACTGGGTGATACCATCACCTACGCCAAGGATCAGATGGAAGCCCTTATTGATGCCGACGCCCTGCTCATCGTGACGGAGTGGCCTGAGTTTCGGGTGCCTAACTTTGAGGTAATGAGCCGGTTACTCAAGCAGAAGGTGATCTTCGATGGCCGCAACATCTACGATGCTGCCGAGCTGCAGGAAGCTGGTTTCGCCTACCACTGCATCGGTATCCGGACGGCTCACCACGAGCCCGCCTAA